One window from the genome of [Mycobacterium] stephanolepidis encodes:
- a CDS encoding Gp37-like protein — MTAPTLTLDPKTLAGEFTPELRMHLLERRWAYMNRRTKAPLVRIWDKEFRFIARVENLDKWDWEELATEDGEANITFSGKANDWLREIITYQIGDDEDIHITIDPDPDKPHDFRTRWGGKVQVIEDDEEAGKAAVTTLKCISNRRHLKGIYLAANPIFPMEVQLPKMFLWGGPTITTCATAMFFNCIRLFTLNGFFPVPRNIFAPESWLQNLSPLNWPVQIMPVAGLFDQSRWCTIGSRWKDSQTVLSPVMKDAGVICRAYTWLPGDPAPYTMFGPELAEILKPTRACVILSFEDKSGVTGPTGTMLDGAINLFAATLDDLITETLIPIDADHDGEVDPFFRKLLLVSPKPPPFVYRDVGYGNIRRRKLRIYKSRATDIIVGGKSPQWVNQAITFAIRYGISQLAQVIMGVEAAGVEGLDNLYQGQLDDVFLAFMRYVNPIRSAKTGSYAFREYFKNPGGTAYVINAIQELAAGDYEMKPYRSMKFDVGDGQPYILGEDFWLGDRVSAEIRGVVYTDQIMAIKAEGDRTSSGRPTVSFGDDSRDEDPVARGFRTIGNVANFAALLAGSGDMF, encoded by the coding sequence GTGACCGCGCCCACCCTCACTCTGGACCCCAAGACGCTCGCAGGCGAGTTCACTCCCGAGTTGCGGATGCATCTGCTGGAGCGCCGCTGGGCGTACATGAACCGCCGCACTAAGGCGCCACTGGTTCGTATCTGGGACAAGGAGTTCCGGTTCATCGCCCGCGTCGAGAACCTCGACAAGTGGGACTGGGAAGAGTTGGCCACCGAGGACGGCGAGGCCAACATCACGTTCTCCGGTAAGGCCAACGATTGGCTCCGGGAAATCATCACCTACCAGATCGGTGACGACGAAGACATTCACATCACCATCGATCCCGACCCGGACAAGCCGCACGATTTCCGGACCCGCTGGGGCGGCAAGGTTCAGGTCATCGAGGACGACGAGGAAGCCGGAAAGGCTGCCGTCACAACACTTAAGTGCATTTCCAATCGACGCCACCTCAAGGGGATCTACCTCGCAGCCAACCCCATCTTCCCGATGGAGGTGCAGCTGCCGAAGATGTTCCTGTGGGGTGGTCCCACGATCACGACCTGCGCAACGGCCATGTTCTTCAACTGCATTCGGCTGTTCACGCTCAACGGATTCTTCCCGGTACCGCGCAACATCTTCGCCCCGGAATCGTGGCTGCAGAACCTCTCGCCGCTGAATTGGCCGGTGCAGATCATGCCTGTTGCAGGTCTGTTCGACCAATCACGTTGGTGCACAATCGGTTCACGCTGGAAGGACTCCCAAACCGTCCTGTCGCCGGTCATGAAGGACGCCGGTGTCATCTGCCGCGCCTACACGTGGCTGCCCGGCGACCCCGCCCCGTACACGATGTTCGGCCCCGAACTCGCCGAAATCCTCAAGCCCACACGCGCATGCGTCATCCTGAGCTTCGAAGACAAGTCCGGCGTGACAGGCCCGACGGGCACCATGCTCGACGGCGCAATCAACCTGTTCGCCGCCACCCTCGATGACCTGATCACCGAGACCCTGATCCCGATCGACGCCGACCACGACGGCGAGGTCGACCCGTTCTTCCGGAAACTGCTGCTGGTTTCCCCGAAGCCGCCGCCATTCGTCTACCGAGACGTCGGATACGGAAACATCCGCCGCCGCAAACTACGGATCTACAAATCGCGTGCCACCGACATCATCGTCGGCGGCAAATCGCCCCAATGGGTCAACCAGGCAATCACGTTCGCGATCCGCTACGGCATATCGCAACTGGCCCAAGTGATCATGGGCGTCGAGGCCGCTGGCGTCGAAGGTCTGGACAACCTGTACCAAGGCCAGCTCGACGACGTGTTCCTGGCGTTCATGCGGTACGTCAACCCGATCCGGTCCGCGAAAACCGGAAGTTACGCCTTCCGTGAGTACTTCAAAAACCCGGGCGGCACCGCATACGTAATCAACGCCATCCAAGAACTGGCCGCCGGCGACTACGAAATGAAGCCGTACCGGTCGATGAAGTTCGACGTCGGCGACGGCCAACCGTACATCCTCGGCGAGGACTTCTGGCTCGGCGATCGTGTCTCAGCGGAAATCCGGGGCGTGGTCTACACCGACCAGATCATGGCGATCAAGGCCGAAGGCGACCGCACCTCGTCGGGCCGGCCCACCGTTTCGTTCGGCGACGACTCCCGCGACGAGGACCCGGTCGCCCGCGGGTTCCGCACCATCGGCAACGTCGCGAACTTCGCGGCCCTCCTGGCAGGAAGCGGGGACATGTTCTGA
- a CDS encoding phage tail tape measure protein, translating into MATGSDFGYYTLPVIPSFDGIESKSQTALNRAVGGLGTKLGKDFGKNLADGIGTSTAQLVRAYDNVTKVKDKAADATGKLATAEAKLQELQRKGAANDRIVAATETRNKARRDEARAVKEATAAQSEYDDSLKRHNSAKASGDVDALGFSFEGMAGKASVAAAALGTAVGAGLAAAAAGVVTLGKELYDLGSQFDETFDRLQITTGASGGQLDALELSVKNLGRSVPLPFTELGKVVGEVNRDLHLTGPELDSVAKTVANLGRLTGEAVDVRGLGKAFRSFGVEAKDQQSTLDSLFGAYQRTGIPVNELLATVTKAGPPLRALGLSFGQSAALVTSLEEAGLDADTMLKGGLTKSLAALAKGGKTGAEALQQTIAEIRRLNDTGDVAGAQNLANKFFGNKGGASFFDAIKSGALDLQSLQSALESTGASINDTAADTDDFEQKWEIFKNNTATALEPLASSLFTFVNDGLGSLTDWVQAHQPEIIGFFSAATQGVILFGETILRMSSDALDALSWLVGGLGNTVGFTLKAASAFASLTGDKAGAQRMHDMSESAFSWGEDMRGLADKLDGAANGLFNLRHRVQATGEEMATAARLTSALGDVTASLPDGKTIKISENTPEVQAKLAALGIQVHELPDKTVSVTANTAEGQKILEAWRKSIGNETAEVPVGADTTKAKQDIEAMVRGWAAQAPQLPVAVGPAGAPMPGSVSSFIPARATGGIFDVWDSGASFANGGTLPNRAVIQPAVPGSGLVQWAEPSTGGEAFIPLDGGKRSLDIWLETGRRLGAVQGFEVGGLRGPDVMAAQSFVGTAYSQANRNDCSGMVSRVINRAMGMPDGALMNTKNAEQWLTARGFRRGIGGPGTITVGWYDHGPNPNDGHMAMTLSDGTNAESGGSHGNFLVGPGAAGATSPQFDQHMYLPQLYGEGPGGMGGGGMLTGGGGGMGGGGYQAGPPGSTPGYGPGGETGYYQADPRKVRESEQRVQDSDQRVKEAEARLRELKADAKDSEKLSAQGALDKAKREAGDARADLEDAKRGKFTAAKEAKSAAGGKGGGDDVGELGKIFGGGLMETFGLDGSFLPNIEDLGIVKLAKAIMGIKYTPQGTGFAGGLLGGAGGAGGMGGAGGGFPGASFDGGGATSSLPFGMVPEVSSMLPSLSAGAGHAGSGMPPGVGNGPIDQSTHVTIQNPQGDERSIADRTRRVLLNTPRQMTHEPVGGGR; encoded by the coding sequence GTGGCAACAGGTTCGGATTTCGGGTACTACACCCTCCCCGTTATCCCGTCCTTCGACGGTATCGAGTCGAAGTCGCAGACGGCGCTGAACCGTGCGGTGGGCGGCCTGGGAACCAAGCTCGGCAAGGACTTCGGAAAGAACCTCGCCGACGGCATCGGCACCTCGACGGCGCAATTAGTACGCGCCTACGACAACGTCACCAAGGTCAAAGACAAGGCCGCCGATGCGACCGGAAAGCTCGCGACCGCCGAGGCCAAACTCCAAGAGCTACAGCGCAAGGGCGCCGCGAACGACCGGATCGTCGCCGCAACTGAAACGCGGAACAAGGCCCGCCGAGACGAGGCCCGCGCGGTCAAGGAAGCCACCGCAGCGCAGTCAGAGTATGACGACTCGCTGAAACGGCACAACAGCGCTAAGGCGTCCGGCGATGTCGATGCCCTTGGATTCAGCTTCGAAGGGATGGCCGGGAAAGCCTCGGTTGCCGCCGCCGCGCTGGGCACGGCGGTCGGTGCTGGGTTGGCCGCTGCAGCGGCGGGCGTAGTCACACTCGGCAAGGAGCTGTACGACCTCGGATCCCAGTTCGATGAGACGTTCGACCGGCTGCAGATCACCACGGGCGCCAGCGGAGGCCAGCTCGACGCACTGGAACTGTCCGTGAAGAACCTGGGCCGTTCTGTTCCGCTGCCGTTTACCGAACTCGGCAAGGTCGTCGGCGAGGTGAACCGCGATTTGCACCTGACTGGGCCGGAACTGGACAGTGTCGCGAAGACCGTTGCGAACCTTGGCCGGCTGACCGGTGAAGCCGTCGATGTCCGCGGGCTGGGCAAGGCATTCCGGTCATTCGGAGTGGAGGCCAAGGACCAGCAGTCGACGCTGGATTCGTTGTTCGGCGCCTATCAGCGCACAGGTATCCCGGTCAATGAGCTGCTTGCGACCGTCACCAAAGCGGGCCCGCCGCTGCGCGCGCTCGGGCTCTCATTCGGGCAAAGCGCCGCGCTCGTTACGTCTCTGGAAGAGGCCGGGCTCGACGCCGACACCATGCTCAAGGGCGGACTGACCAAAAGCCTTGCTGCACTAGCGAAGGGCGGCAAGACCGGCGCAGAGGCGCTGCAGCAGACCATCGCAGAGATTCGGCGCCTTAACGACACCGGCGATGTGGCTGGCGCGCAGAACCTCGCCAACAAGTTCTTCGGCAACAAGGGCGGTGCATCGTTCTTCGACGCGATCAAGTCCGGGGCGTTGGACCTGCAATCGCTGCAGTCGGCGCTGGAATCGACCGGGGCATCGATCAACGACACCGCTGCGGACACGGACGATTTCGAGCAGAAGTGGGAGATTTTCAAGAACAACACCGCGACCGCGCTGGAACCGTTGGCGTCCAGTTTGTTCACGTTCGTCAACGATGGCCTTGGCTCGCTTACCGATTGGGTGCAAGCGCACCAACCGGAGATCATCGGATTCTTCAGTGCAGCCACGCAGGGCGTCATCCTGTTCGGCGAAACGATCCTGCGGATGTCGTCGGACGCGCTGGATGCGTTGTCGTGGCTGGTCGGTGGACTGGGGAACACGGTCGGGTTCACGCTCAAGGCGGCCTCGGCGTTCGCGTCGCTGACGGGCGATAAGGCTGGCGCCCAACGGATGCACGACATGTCCGAGAGCGCGTTCTCGTGGGGCGAGGACATGCGGGGTCTGGCTGACAAGCTCGACGGCGCCGCGAACGGTCTGTTCAATCTGCGCCACCGGGTGCAGGCCACCGGCGAGGAAATGGCCACGGCCGCACGTCTTACTTCGGCGCTCGGTGACGTCACCGCGTCCCTACCCGATGGCAAGACCATCAAGATTTCCGAGAACACCCCCGAGGTTCAGGCCAAGCTCGCCGCACTGGGAATCCAGGTACACGAGTTGCCCGACAAGACAGTCAGCGTCACCGCGAATACCGCTGAGGGACAGAAGATTCTCGAGGCGTGGCGCAAGTCCATCGGCAACGAGACCGCAGAGGTGCCGGTCGGTGCAGACACCACGAAAGCCAAGCAAGACATCGAAGCAATGGTGCGCGGATGGGCAGCGCAAGCACCGCAATTGCCTGTGGCGGTCGGCCCCGCCGGTGCACCGATGCCAGGCTCGGTGTCCTCGTTCATTCCAGCACGGGCAACCGGCGGGATCTTCGACGTGTGGGACTCGGGAGCCTCGTTCGCGAACGGCGGCACCCTGCCCAACCGTGCAGTGATCCAGCCCGCGGTGCCCGGTTCCGGACTGGTGCAGTGGGCCGAACCATCCACCGGTGGTGAGGCATTCATCCCGCTCGACGGCGGAAAACGATCCCTGGACATCTGGTTGGAAACCGGGCGGCGCCTCGGTGCGGTCCAGGGGTTCGAGGTCGGCGGACTGCGCGGCCCGGATGTGATGGCGGCGCAGTCGTTCGTCGGAACCGCCTACAGCCAGGCGAACCGCAACGACTGCTCGGGAATGGTCTCCCGGGTCATCAACCGGGCGATGGGCATGCCAGACGGCGCGCTGATGAACACGAAGAACGCCGAACAGTGGTTGACGGCCCGCGGGTTCCGTCGCGGTATCGGCGGCCCCGGAACCATCACCGTCGGCTGGTACGACCACGGCCCCAACCCGAACGACGGCCACATGGCGATGACGTTGTCCGATGGCACAAACGCCGAATCAGGTGGCTCGCACGGCAATTTCCTTGTCGGCCCTGGCGCGGCCGGCGCGACAAGCCCGCAGTTCGACCAACACATGTACCTGCCGCAGTTGTACGGGGAAGGCCCCGGCGGCATGGGCGGCGGCGGAATGCTCACCGGTGGCGGCGGCGGGATGGGCGGCGGCGGTTACCAGGCCGGCCCACCCGGAAGCACCCCCGGCTATGGACCAGGCGGTGAAACGGGCTACTACCAGGCGGATCCGCGCAAGGTCCGCGAATCCGAGCAACGGGTTCAAGACTCCGATCAACGCGTGAAAGAGGCCGAGGCGCGGCTGCGTGAACTCAAAGCCGACGCCAAGGATTCCGAGAAGCTCTCGGCGCAGGGCGCTCTGGACAAAGCCAAACGTGAAGCCGGAGACGCACGAGCCGACCTCGAGGACGCCAAGCGCGGAAAGTTCACCGCCGCGAAGGAAGCCAAGAGCGCAGCTGGCGGCAAGGGCGGCGGTGACGACGTCGGCGAGCTGGGCAAGATCTTCGGCGGCGGACTCATGGAGACGTTCGGGCTGGACGGCTCGTTCCTGCCGAACATCGAAGACCTTGGCATCGTCAAGTTGGCCAAGGCCATCATGGGCATCAAGTACACCCCTCAGGGCACCGGGTTCGCCGGTGGGCTGCTCGGCGGCGCGGGCGGTGCCGGGGGCATGGGCGGTGCCGGCGGTGGGTTCCCGGGCGCGAGTTTCGATGGTGGCGGGGCCACGTCGAGCCTGCCGTTCGGGATGGTGCCCGAGGTCTCCTCGATGCTGCCCTCACTGTCCGCGGGCGCCGGACATGCCGGGTCGGGGATGCCACCCGGGGTCGGCAATGGGCCGATCGACCAGTCCACGCACGTCACCATCCAGAACCCGCAGGGTGACGAACGCTCGATCGCCGACCGAACCCGCCGCGTCCTGCTGAACACACCGCGCCAGATGACGCACGAGCCCGTCGGCGGTGGCCGCTGA
- a CDS encoding phage major capsid protein, with protein MPTTSIVSISDGSKITVSDMVGNPLFIPTKIKELLTNVFITQTLFRNGGANKNGIVGYRAGDPIFLDGDPEDVAEFGEIPVAAGRKGSALFAVASKKGIGVRVSREMRDENDVDEVNRQIAALVNTFKRSDDRVFRNLLASSVVPTLAASAAWDTANGNPRIDIARAIEKVTTAAPSLAEGGSAEEWFGFEPDTVVLNPAILPVLMDNEKFLKVYQGNIANENIQYTGKLPGKIFNLDPIGARSFPTDRIWVGQRGVTGFYSDTRSFEVTGLYPEGNGPNGGPTESFRCDATRKTAYALDQPKAGIWLTGLVTP; from the coding sequence ATGCCTACAACATCCATCGTCAGTATCAGCGACGGATCCAAGATCACTGTTTCGGACATGGTCGGCAATCCGCTGTTCATTCCGACGAAGATCAAGGAACTGTTGACCAACGTCTTCATCACGCAGACGTTGTTCCGTAACGGCGGCGCGAACAAGAACGGCATCGTCGGCTACCGCGCCGGTGACCCGATCTTCCTCGACGGTGACCCCGAGGATGTCGCCGAGTTCGGCGAGATCCCGGTCGCGGCCGGACGCAAGGGCTCCGCACTGTTCGCGGTGGCGAGCAAGAAGGGCATCGGCGTGCGGGTGTCGCGCGAAATGCGTGACGAGAACGATGTCGACGAGGTGAACCGGCAGATCGCGGCCCTGGTCAACACGTTCAAGCGCTCTGACGATCGCGTGTTCCGGAATCTGCTGGCTTCCAGCGTCGTTCCTACCTTGGCCGCATCGGCAGCGTGGGATACCGCCAACGGCAACCCGCGTATCGACATCGCGCGCGCGATCGAGAAGGTCACCACTGCGGCGCCATCTCTGGCCGAAGGCGGAAGCGCTGAGGAATGGTTCGGATTCGAGCCCGACACCGTCGTGCTGAACCCGGCAATCCTGCCCGTGCTGATGGACAACGAGAAGTTCCTCAAGGTCTATCAGGGCAACATCGCCAACGAGAACATCCAGTACACCGGCAAGCTGCCCGGCAAGATCTTCAACCTGGATCCGATCGGTGCCAGGTCGTTCCCGACGGACCGGATCTGGGTCGGCCAGCGCGGTGTGACCGGGTTCTACTCGGATACCCGCTCGTTCGAGGTGACGGGTCTGTACCCGGAGGGCAACGGTCCCAACGGTGGACCGACCGAGTCGTTCCGCTGCGATGCCACCCGCAAGACTGCCTACGCGCTGGATCAGCCGAAGGCGGGTATCTGGCTTACCGGGCTGGTGACCCCGTGA
- a CDS encoding head maturation protease, ClpP-related, with product MARENREWYTFTVAKAASAEEKPTATLHIYDEIDSWFGVNAEALVVGISALDPETELTVRVNSPGGNAFDGINIANAIMRHPGKTITYIDGLAASAASVIAVASDEVVVSKYGQAMVHDARSGQYGTAKDLRSVADHLEKLSTSYAKLYADRAGGTVEGWAQAMSDETWYTAEEMVAAGLASRIDDSGVRSDTEKAVASALACSSYKFKYSGRPAAPAPLARADNTEVSASVSNNAKEGPVPDIKEDVAKRLGLEPDATDEDVLAALDKLAGTEQESSETDDDTDTDTAPDEQSVSTGKELAEAVAKAGLVLMDPAQVTKLQTDAAAGAKARETQIAEAHAKVVDAAIGAGKITAPRREHFLTLMKADSEGTTALLDSIPAETAVPLTEVGHGTEAQASAATAEEEVRNDPRYKDWSF from the coding sequence ATGGCCCGTGAAAACCGTGAGTGGTACACGTTCACAGTCGCGAAAGCCGCATCGGCCGAGGAGAAGCCGACTGCCACGCTGCACATTTACGACGAAATCGACTCATGGTTCGGTGTCAACGCCGAAGCGCTGGTCGTCGGGATCTCCGCGCTTGATCCGGAAACCGAACTGACCGTGCGGGTGAATTCGCCGGGCGGTAACGCGTTCGACGGCATCAACATCGCGAATGCCATCATGCGCCACCCGGGCAAGACGATCACCTACATCGATGGCCTGGCAGCGTCGGCCGCCAGCGTGATCGCGGTGGCCAGTGACGAAGTGGTGGTGTCGAAGTACGGGCAGGCGATGGTGCATGACGCACGATCCGGCCAGTACGGCACCGCGAAGGATCTACGTAGCGTCGCCGATCATCTGGAGAAGCTGTCGACCAGTTACGCGAAGCTGTACGCCGACCGCGCTGGCGGGACGGTTGAGGGCTGGGCGCAGGCGATGTCCGACGAAACCTGGTACACCGCTGAGGAAATGGTCGCCGCTGGTCTCGCGAGTCGTATCGATGACTCCGGGGTGCGTTCTGACACCGAGAAGGCAGTCGCCTCGGCGCTGGCCTGCTCGTCCTACAAGTTCAAGTACTCCGGCCGTCCGGCCGCTCCCGCGCCGCTGGCGCGGGCCGACAACACCGAGGTATCCGCCTCGGTGAGTAACAACGCGAAGGAGGGCCCCGTGCCTGACATCAAGGAGGACGTCGCCAAGCGGCTCGGTCTAGAACCGGACGCCACCGACGAAGACGTGCTTGCCGCGCTCGACAAGCTGGCAGGTACCGAGCAGGAGTCCAGCGAGACCGACGACGACACGGACACCGACACCGCACCTGACGAGCAGTCGGTCAGCACAGGTAAGGAACTCGCAGAGGCAGTGGCGAAGGCGGGTCTCGTCCTGATGGACCCCGCCCAGGTGACCAAGCTGCAGACCGATGCCGCTGCCGGCGCGAAGGCTCGGGAAACGCAGATCGCTGAGGCACACGCGAAGGTTGTCGACGCGGCGATTGGTGCGGGCAAGATCACTGCGCCGCGGCGTGAACACTTCCTGACGCTGATGAAGGCCGACTCGGAAGGCACTACGGCACTGCTGGATTCGATTCCGGCAGAGACCGCGGTGCCGTTGACCGAAGTTGGTCACGGCACCGAGGCGCAGGCGTCGGCTGCCACGGCCGAGGAAGAAGTTCGCAACGACCCCCGATACAAGGATTGGAGTTTCTGA
- a CDS encoding phage portal protein family protein, whose product MTKRVQTAMPVGESGYVTPFVDGWVNWDPYEKVPDLQHPAAVSVFLEMDNNDSRVSSLLEAISLPILETGWRIDPNGADADVVQFVSRNMNLPVVGFDEVDDPGRSRGRFSWLAHLREVASPTPQFGHAVFEQVYRREADGRFVLRKLGPRPQWTIQKFNVAMDGGLDSITQLAPASNGRVMYGPAPLDIPINRMVVYTRNKRPGYWQGRSILRSSYKHWLLKNELLRIEVAVARRNGMGVPVGTASKPNDDKEVAAMQKIASGFQGGMHSGVGLAQGQSLALLGVQGNLPDIRASIVYHDKAIALAGLAHYMNLDTGGSYALAAVQERPFVQAVNAAAKSYQEIGQAHVIEDLVDINFGTEVRAPRLVFDKIGSQQDATAAALKMLVEAGLLAPDLRIERTLRQSLDLPAKPDADDPDAAAPKEPDAPVVPAPEVSDPTQSAEDTEAQALAFAKGRLF is encoded by the coding sequence GTGACCAAACGGGTCCAGACGGCGATGCCGGTCGGCGAATCGGGCTACGTGACCCCGTTCGTCGATGGCTGGGTCAACTGGGATCCGTACGAAAAGGTTCCGGATCTGCAGCACCCGGCAGCGGTATCGGTGTTCCTCGAGATGGACAACAACGATTCGCGTGTGTCGTCGCTGCTCGAGGCGATCAGCCTGCCCATCCTCGAAACCGGTTGGCGTATCGATCCGAACGGCGCGGATGCCGACGTTGTGCAGTTCGTGTCCCGGAACATGAATCTTCCGGTGGTTGGTTTCGATGAGGTCGACGACCCGGGCCGCTCACGCGGGCGATTTTCCTGGCTGGCGCACCTGCGTGAGGTGGCCAGTCCTACACCGCAGTTCGGGCACGCTGTATTTGAGCAGGTGTACCGCCGCGAAGCTGATGGGCGGTTCGTGCTGCGCAAGCTGGGACCGCGCCCGCAGTGGACTATCCAGAAGTTCAACGTCGCGATGGATGGCGGACTGGACTCGATCACGCAGCTTGCGCCGGCATCGAACGGGCGCGTCATGTACGGACCGGCACCTCTTGATATCCCGATCAATCGGATGGTGGTCTACACCCGGAACAAACGACCGGGGTATTGGCAGGGACGTTCGATCCTGCGATCGAGCTACAAGCACTGGCTGTTGAAAAACGAGCTGCTGCGCATTGAGGTCGCCGTGGCCCGCCGCAACGGTATGGGTGTCCCGGTCGGTACCGCATCGAAGCCGAACGACGACAAGGAAGTCGCGGCGATGCAGAAGATCGCATCCGGGTTCCAAGGCGGCATGCATTCTGGTGTCGGTCTGGCACAAGGCCAGTCGCTTGCGCTGCTCGGTGTGCAGGGAAACCTGCCGGATATCCGCGCGTCGATCGTTTACCACGACAAGGCCATTGCTCTCGCTGGTCTGGCGCACTACATGAATCTCGACACCGGCGGAAGCTACGCGCTGGCCGCGGTGCAGGAACGACCGTTCGTGCAGGCGGTAAACGCCGCCGCCAAGTCCTATCAGGAAATCGGGCAAGCCCACGTCATTGAGGATCTCGTCGACATTAACTTCGGCACCGAGGTCCGCGCGCCGCGCCTGGTGTTCGACAAGATCGGTTCCCAGCAGGATGCGACCGCCGCAGCGCTCAAGATGCTCGTCGAAGCCGGCTTGCTCGCTCCGGATCTACGTATCGAACGCACCTTGCGCCAATCCTTGGACCTGCCAGCCAAACCCGACGCAGACGACCCGGACGCTGCGGCCCCGAAAGAGCCTGATGCGCCGGTGGTCCCGGCGCCGGAGGTTAGCGACCCGACCCAGAGCGCTGAGGACACCGAGGCGCAAGCGCTCGCGTTCGCGAAAGGACGGCTGTTCTGA